A part of Cryptococcus neoformans var. grubii H99 chromosome 6, complete sequence genomic DNA contains:
- a CDS encoding large subunit ribosomal protein L22 yields the protein MARPLRSLFSVAGTSLPGPSRPLPLGRAPLGQVRTAFNLSGFGRYLPTLPTWKSDSAEDQPASAIGEPASSSPSGGTTSESLFAPSPSAFPGDTQPKISKKMKKRGLPNNAWTEHRYASAAHKISHRKLGLLSHQIAGLPVDEAIVQMQFSEKRASKWVKSTLALARDHAVDKSLKRDKLVVAEAWVTKGRKEARIDIKGRGKYGIKHHPSARIHLVIREGLTPSEKEEQQFKKDLRRVKSAGAVREDTPLRRKVVSGWTW from the exons ATGGCGAGGCCTCTTAGATCCCTTTTCTCTG TCGCCGGCACCTCATTACCCGGCCCATCAcgccctcttcccctcggCAGAGCCCCTCTCGGCCAGGTTCGAAC AGCATTTAACCTCTCCGGGTTCGGCCGCTACCTCCCCACCCTCCCCACATGGAAATCCGACTCCGCCGAAGACCAACCCGCCTCCGCTATCGGTGAAcccgcctcttcctccccgtCTGGCGGAACCACCTCGGAATCCCTCTTcgccccctccccctccgcATTCCCCGGCGACACCCAGCCCAAAATCTCtaagaaaatgaagaaacgCGGCCTCCCCAACAATGCCTGGACGGAACATCGCTACGCCTCTGCAGCGCACAAAATCTCCCACCGTAAACTCGGCTTACTCTCCCACCAGATTGCGGGTCTGCCGGTAGATGAGGCGATTGTACAGATGCAGTTTTCGGAGAAAAGGGCGAGTAAGTGGGTGAAGAGTACATTGGCGCTTGCGAGGGATCATGCGGTGGATAAGAGTTTGAAGAGGGATAAACTTGTCGTTG CCGAAGCATGGGTCACCAAAGGCCGCAAAGAAGCCCGTATCGATATCAAAGGCCGCGGTAAATACGGTATCAAACATCACCCTTCTGCGCGTATCCACCTCGTCATCCGCGAAGGCCTTACCCCGtctgaaaaggaggaacaaCAGTTCAAGAAGGATTTGAGGAGAGTGAAGAGCGCAGGCGCCGTTAGGGAGGATACACCGTTGAGGCGCAAAGTCGTTAGCGGGTGGACTTGGTAG
- a CDS encoding triose-phosphate isomerase has protein sequence MPRQFFIGGNFKMNGSLESIEKIVRSINDAKLDGTNQVVIAPPALYLLKVQSELDAPTEVSAQNAFTESSGAFTGEIAPQQLKDANVHWVILGHSERRSLFGDTDKLVADKTKAALSAGLSVIACIGESLQERESDQTMTVVERQLEAIAGAIDGDAWKRIVIAYEPVWAIGTGKVATVSQAQEVHAAIRSWLARRASPEIAESTRIIYGGSVNGKNCGELSEAKDIDGFLVGGASLKPEFIDICKSGKKA, from the exons ATGCCTCGACAGTTCTTTATCGG CGGTAACTTTAAGATGAACGGCTCTCTCGAGTCCATCGAGAAGATTGTCCGATCCATTAACGACGCCAAACTCGACGGCACCAATCAAGTCGTCATCGCCCCCCCTGCCTTGTACCTCTTAAAAGTCCAGTCCGAGCTCGACGCCCCCACCGAAGTCTCGGCCCAGAATGCATTCACCGAGTCGTCTGGCGCTTTTACGGGTGAAATTGCGCCCCAGCAGTTGAAGGATGCGAATGTGCATTGGGTGATTTTGGGGCATtcggagaggaggagttTGTTTGGGGATACGGACAAGTTGGTGGCTgacaag ACCAAAGCCGCCCTCAGCGCAGGTCTCTCCGTCATTGCCTGCATCGGCGAATCCCTCCAAGAACGCGAATCTGACCAAACCATGACCGTCGTTGAGCGTCAACTCGAGGCAATCGCTGGTGCTATCGATGGCGATGCTTGGAAGCGGATCGTCATTGCTT ACGAACCCGTCTGGGCTATTGGCACCGGCAAAGTCGCAACCGTCTcccaagcccaagaagTCCACGCCGCCATCCGCTCCTGGCTTGCCCGCCGCGCTTCCCCCGAGATTGCCGAGTCAACCCGTATCATCTATGGTGGTTCCGTCAATGGCAAGAACTGTGGCGAGTTGAGTGAGGCAAAGGATATTGATGGGTTCCTTGTCGGTGGAGCCAGTTTGAAGCCCGAGTTTATTGATATCTGCAAGTCTGGCAAGAAGGCGTAA